One stretch of Methyloversatilis sp. RAC08 DNA includes these proteins:
- a CDS encoding cryptochrome/photolyase family protein, with protein sequence MAEMRHLVLVLGDQLDADSAAFAGFDPASDAVLMIEAAGESTHVWSHKARTVLFLTAMRHFAQGLRARGWTVDYRALGDDAEAALVDILAARLTQHQARRLVLVEPGEWRLEQAIRALCSSNGITLDLRDDLHFMMSRQGFADWARKYKQPRMEFFYRHMRERHAVLMEGGEPAGGRWNFDADNRAGFGKRGPGLVPAPLAFPPDDVTRGVIDLVEARLADHPGSTAHFDWPVTRDDALAALADFVEHRLELFGHHQDAMWTGQPWLWHARISAAMNLKLIGPREVIAAAIDAMQRYRLPLQSVEGFVRQVLGWREFIRGMYWLDMPGLRDANHFGHARALPRWYWTGDTHMQCMRAAIGQTLQYGYAHHIQRLMVTGQFALLAEIEPQQVEDWYLAVYVDAVEWVELPNVAGMTLYANGGRFTSKPYVASGAYIQRMSNYCDGCRYRPTERTGERACPVTTLYWHFLDRHETAFAGNPRTALMVKNLQRIGDAERDALRNRAADMLDNLDRL encoded by the coding sequence ATGGCTGAAATGCGTCATCTGGTACTCGTGTTGGGCGACCAGCTCGACGCGGATTCCGCCGCCTTCGCTGGCTTCGATCCGGCGAGCGATGCCGTGCTGATGATTGAGGCGGCTGGCGAATCGACCCACGTCTGGAGCCACAAGGCGCGTACGGTGCTTTTCCTGACCGCCATGCGGCATTTCGCGCAGGGTCTGCGCGCACGCGGCTGGACGGTGGATTACCGCGCGCTCGGCGACGACGCCGAAGCGGCGCTGGTCGATATCCTCGCCGCCCGGCTGACGCAGCACCAAGCGCGCAGGCTGGTGCTGGTCGAGCCCGGTGAATGGCGGCTGGAGCAGGCGATCCGCGCGCTGTGTTCCAGCAACGGAATCACGCTCGACCTGCGCGACGACCTGCACTTCATGATGTCGCGCCAGGGTTTCGCCGACTGGGCGCGCAAATACAAGCAGCCGCGCATGGAGTTCTTCTACCGCCACATGCGCGAGCGGCACGCCGTGCTGATGGAGGGCGGCGAGCCGGCCGGCGGGCGCTGGAATTTCGACGCCGACAACCGTGCCGGCTTCGGCAAGCGCGGCCCCGGCCTCGTGCCGGCGCCGCTCGCCTTCCCGCCTGATGACGTGACGCGCGGCGTGATCGATCTGGTCGAAGCACGCTTGGCCGATCACCCGGGTTCGACTGCACACTTCGACTGGCCGGTCACCCGCGACGACGCACTGGCCGCGCTCGCCGATTTCGTCGAGCACCGGCTCGAATTGTTCGGCCACCATCAGGACGCGATGTGGACCGGCCAGCCCTGGCTGTGGCACGCCCGCATCAGCGCGGCGATGAATCTGAAACTGATCGGCCCGCGCGAGGTGATCGCGGCGGCGATCGATGCCATGCAGCGGTATCGCCTGCCGCTGCAGTCAGTCGAAGGCTTCGTGCGGCAGGTGCTGGGCTGGCGCGAATTCATCCGCGGCATGTACTGGCTCGACATGCCCGGCCTGCGCGACGCCAACCATTTCGGCCACGCGCGCGCACTGCCACGCTGGTACTGGACCGGCGACACGCACATGCAGTGCATGCGCGCAGCCATCGGTCAGACGCTGCAGTACGGCTACGCGCACCACATCCAGCGGCTCATGGTGACCGGCCAGTTCGCGCTGCTGGCGGAGATCGAACCGCAGCAGGTCGAGGACTGGTATCTGGCGGTCTATGTCGATGCGGTCGAATGGGTCGAACTGCCCAACGTGGCCGGCATGACCCTTTACGCCAACGGCGGCCGCTTCACCAGCAAACCTTATGTGGCGAGCGGCGCCTACATCCAGCGCATGAGCAATTACTGCGACGGCTGCCGCTACAGGCCGACCGAGCGCACCGGCGAGCGCGCCTGTCCGGTCACCACGCTGTACTGGCACTTTCTCGACCGCCATGAGACGGCCTTTGCGGGCAATCCGCGCACCGCGCTGATGGTGAAGAACCTGCAGCGCATCGGCGATGCGGAGCGCGACGCGCTCCGCAATCGCGCGGCCGACATGCTGGACAATCTCGACCGGTTGTAG
- a CDS encoding DUF2256 domain-containing protein, translated as MICIGFPQWSGVDRRTRQKIPCVVKPAGELPVFLSSCFPRRAMTLHFKGNKQSLPSRPCIACGREMTWRKSWAKNWAQVKYCSDACRRRGMAHG; from the coding sequence ATGATTTGTATCGGATTTCCGCAATGGTCCGGGGTGGATCGCCGTACGCGGCAAAAAATCCCCTGCGTCGTGAAACCGGCTGGCGAACTACCGGTCTTCCTCTCGTCCTGTTTTCCCCGGCGCGCCATGACCCTCCATTTCAAAGGCAACAAGCAGTCGCTCCCCAGCCGGCCCTGCATCGCTTGCGGCCGAGAAATGACCTGGCGCAAGTCCTGGGCAAAGAACTGGGCGCAGGTGAAATACTGTTCGGACGCCTGCCGTCGCAGGGGGATGGCGCATGGCTGA